A genomic segment from Malaclemys terrapin pileata isolate rMalTer1 chromosome 1, rMalTer1.hap1, whole genome shotgun sequence encodes:
- the LOC128830188 gene encoding 2-oxoglutarate receptor 1-like: MAMNTTEDLANLTSLQSYADAFTNCTDVDVLLKNFYLPLMYSIIFLVGFPGNIIAISVYSFKMRPWKSSTIIMFNLAFTDLLYLISLPFLVHYYANGDHWVFGDFMCKFIRFGFHFNLYSSILFLTCFSIFRYFVIVHPMKFFSIQKRRWAVVACAAVWVISLVAVSPVNLLITSREDQNKSICLDLISSDNLDTIRWYNWLLSGLAFYLPLVVVTLCYTVIIYTLARGPHTHACYKQKARRLAILLLVVFYVCFLPFHIFRGVRIELRLQPVSCHIENQIHAAYIVSRPLAALNTCGNLLLYVVMGDNFQQAILSLSRCKLNNYVQHTGSNSDVNK, encoded by the coding sequence ATGGCCATGAATACAACTGAAGACTTAGCCAACTTAACTTCGTTGCAAAGCTATGCAGATGCTTTCACAAACTGTACCGATGTAGATGTCCTTCTGAAGAATTTCTATCTCCCTCTTATGTACAGCATAATCTTTCTGGTGGGCTTCCCAGGAAATATTATTGCAATTTCTGTATACAGTTTCAAGATGAGGCCATGGAAGAGCAGCACCATCATTATGTTTAACTTGGCCTTCACAGACTTACTGTACTTAATAAGCCTTCCTTTCCTGGTACATTACTATGCCAATGGAGACCACTGGGTCTTCGGAGACTTCATGTGTAAATTTATCCGTTTTGGCTTCCACTTCAACTTGTACAGCAGCATCCTCTTCCTCACTTGCTTCAGCATCTTTCGCTACTTCGTGATTGTCCATCCGATGAAGTTCTTCTCTATTCAGAAAAGGAGATGGGCAGTGGTGGCTTGTGCTGCAGTTTGGGTGATTTCCCTGGTGGCTGTCAGTCCTGTCAACCTTTTAATCACCTCAAGAGAGGACCAAAACAAATCCATTTGCCTGGACCTCATTAGTTCTGACAACTTGGACACTATTAGGTGGTATAACTGGCTTCTGTCTGGGTTAGCCTTCTACCTGCCATTAGTGGTTGTGACTCTGTGTTACACCGTCATTATTTACACTTTGGCTAGAGGGCCTCATACTCATGCTTGTTACAAGCAGAAGGCTCGTAGACTTGCCATTCTGCTCTTGGTGGTCTTTTATGTGTGTTTCCTACCCTTTCATATCTTTAGGGGTGTTCGGATAGAATTACGACTTCAACCAGTTAGCTGCCACATTGAAAACCAAATCCATGCTGCTTACATTGTCTCTAGACCATTAGCTGCACTAAACACATGTGGTAACCTATTACTTTATGTTGTGATGGGAGACAACTTCCAGCAAGCCATCCTTTCTCTTTCAAGATGCAAGTTAAACAACTATGTGCAGCACACCGGGAGCAACAGTGATGTGAATAAGTAA